The Sporosarcina luteola DNA window CGACAACAAGTAAGCCCATCCACAATCTCTTATTCAATCCATATCCCCCTTGCTCAATGCCGCCAACCAATTCTCCACTTCCCGCGGGGACTTTAAAATTAACACTTCCGCATCGCTCCGCTCAAGCATTTGAAAAACACCTGGCCGCTTCTTCTTCGGATACGTCCATATGAACTTCACAAACTCCCAATCAACCTTCTCCGGACAGCCTTCCGCCATATCCGGGCGCGTTTTCCCCCGATACATCCATCTCCTCTTGAAAACCCGCATTAGGCATAGCCAGTTCGGGAAGTCGAGGAAGACGATCAGGTC harbors:
- a CDS encoding DNA topology modulation protein; amino-acid sequence: MNEKSYKRILIIGCSGAGKSTLSVELANRLQLPALHLDALFWNEGWVPTSKPEFREKLQSELEKPAWIIDGNFNSTIEMRAQYADLIVFLDFPNWLCLMRVFKRRWMYRGKTRPDMAEGCPEKVDWEFVKFIWTYPKKKRPGVFQMLERSDAEVLILKSPREVENWLAALSKGDMD